Proteins found in one Planctomycetes bacterium MalM25 genomic segment:
- the dauA gene encoding C4-dicarboxylic acid transporter DauA has product MVSPTETSAGKNQLTWSQALAADLPASIIVFLVALPLCIGIASASGAPPATGLITGIVGGLVVALLAGSPLQVSGPAAGLFVLVAQVIDELGLIALGMVVFGAGLIQITAGWLKLGNYFRAVSPAVIQGMLSGIGVLILASEFHAMVDDHDAAKAWLDAEWPKGIANLMTMPQSFWLGIVPLDESPHHLSAGLGVATIVILLLWRFVPIQSLRVIPGAVIAVTAAALVALLMGWSDTITHVEVPDNLLDDMKLPSAWSLEGITLSAVLFAAIEIAIVASAETMLCCAAVDQMQSHVRTRYDKELLAQGVGNTLCGLLGALPMTGVIVRSSANVQAGGRTRLSAWLHGLWLLIFVAALPWLLNYIPRASLAAVLVFTGWKLINPAAIRKLWNVSKPDGIICLITLALVVGVDLLTGVLVGVACTAARLLYTFARIEIDTEEIPSEGRTNLNLRGAATFLALPRLTEVLDRVSPATELHVSLKDLTYVDHACLEQFINWEKQHEATGGRLVIDWDDLTATFRDEGKKRQPETADASE; this is encoded by the coding sequence ATGGTGTCCCCGACCGAGACCTCTGCCGGCAAGAACCAGCTCACTTGGTCGCAAGCCCTCGCGGCCGACCTGCCGGCGTCAATCATCGTCTTCCTGGTCGCGTTGCCGCTCTGCATCGGCATCGCGAGCGCCTCGGGCGCCCCGCCCGCCACCGGCTTGATCACGGGCATCGTGGGCGGCCTGGTGGTGGCCCTGCTGGCCGGCTCGCCGTTGCAAGTGAGCGGCCCGGCGGCGGGTCTCTTTGTGCTGGTCGCCCAGGTGATCGATGAGCTCGGCCTTATAGCGCTTGGCATGGTGGTCTTCGGTGCGGGGCTCATCCAGATCACCGCCGGCTGGCTGAAGCTGGGCAACTACTTCCGCGCGGTGTCGCCCGCGGTGATCCAGGGGATGCTCAGCGGCATCGGCGTGCTGATCCTCGCCAGCGAGTTCCACGCGATGGTCGACGACCACGACGCCGCCAAGGCGTGGCTCGACGCTGAGTGGCCCAAGGGGATCGCGAACCTGATGACGATGCCGCAGTCGTTCTGGCTGGGGATCGTGCCGCTAGACGAGTCGCCCCACCACCTCTCCGCCGGCCTGGGCGTGGCGACAATCGTCATCTTGTTGCTCTGGCGTTTCGTGCCGATCCAGAGCCTGCGGGTGATCCCGGGCGCGGTGATCGCCGTCACCGCGGCGGCGCTGGTCGCTCTGCTGATGGGGTGGTCGGACACGATCACCCACGTCGAGGTGCCCGACAACCTGCTCGACGACATGAAGCTGCCGAGCGCCTGGTCGCTCGAAGGGATCACGCTCAGCGCGGTCCTCTTCGCGGCGATCGAGATCGCCATCGTCGCCAGCGCCGAGACGATGCTCTGCTGTGCCGCCGTGGACCAGATGCAGTCGCACGTGCGGACGCGCTACGACAAGGAGCTGCTCGCCCAGGGCGTGGGCAACACGCTCTGCGGCCTGCTCGGTGCGCTGCCGATGACCGGCGTTATCGTCCGCAGCTCGGCCAACGTTCAGGCGGGCGGGCGGACGCGGTTGTCCGCCTGGCTGCACGGCCTGTGGCTGCTGATCTTCGTCGCCGCCCTCCCCTGGCTGCTCAACTACATCCCGCGGGCGAGCCTCGCCGCGGTGCTGGTCTTCACCGGCTGGAAACTGATCAACCCGGCCGCGATCCGCAAGCTGTGGAACGTCAGCAAGCCGGACGGGATCATCTGCTTGATCACACTCGCGCTGGTCGTGGGCGTCGATCTGCTGACCGGCGTGCTGGTCGGAGTCGCCTGCACAGCGGCCCGCTTGCTGTACACCTTCGCCCGCATCGAGATCGACACCGAGGAGATCCCCAGCGAGGGCCGCACCAACCTAAACCTCCGCGGCGCCGCGACGTTCCTCGCCCTGCCCAGGCTGACCGAAGTGCTCGACCGCGTCTCCCCGGCCACCGAGCTGCATGTCTCGCTCAAGGATCTCACCTACGTCGACCACGCCTGCCTCGAGCAGTTCATCAACTGGGAGAAGCAGCACGAAGCGACCGGCGGCCGGTTGGTCATCGACTGGGACGATCTGACCGCCACCTTCCGCGATGAGGGCAAGAAGCGCCAGCCCGAGACCGCCGACGCGTCCGAGTAG
- a CDS encoding Uracil DNA glycosylase superfamily protein, translating to MASLARSFPPIAAPSARRLILGSMPGVASLEAGRYYAHPRNAFWPILAELCGFDAGLPYDERCERLRAAGFAVWDVLQSCRREGSLDTAIVRETERPNDFRAFFADHAAIERVAFNGQKAETAFRRHTLGELPDDILARLTLVRLPSTSPAHAGRTLEQKLGAWRDALA from the coding sequence ATGGCCAGCCTCGCCCGTAGTTTCCCGCCGATCGCAGCGCCGAGCGCCCGGCGGCTGATCCTCGGCTCGATGCCGGGCGTCGCTTCGCTCGAAGCGGGCCGGTACTACGCCCACCCGCGGAACGCTTTCTGGCCGATCCTGGCGGAGCTGTGCGGGTTCGACGCCGGGCTGCCGTACGACGAGCGCTGCGAGCGGCTCCGCGCGGCGGGTTTCGCCGTGTGGGACGTGCTGCAAAGCTGCCGCCGGGAGGGGAGCCTCGACACGGCGATCGTACGCGAGACTGAGCGTCCCAACGACTTCCGTGCGTTCTTCGCGGACCATGCCGCGATCGAGCGGGTCGCGTTCAACGGTCAGAAAGCCGAGACCGCCTTCCGCCGCCACACGCTCGGCGAGTTGCCCGACGACATCCTTGCGAGGCTAACACTAGTCCGTTTGCCTTCGACCAGCCCCGCCCATGCGGGGCGGACGCTTGAGCAAAAGCTCGGCGCCTGGCGTGACGCACTCGCTTGA
- a CDS encoding Flagellin N-methylase gives MSTLPAFGTKKIRREDLPKGGNLCEHCTAKCCHYIAVPYETPTEAADMEYIRWIVLHENSTFFREDEDWYLLVHTVCEKLGDDYRCGVYETRPQICRDYTFDNCEYDEDWTYDFYLETHEQVWEYTEAAFQTKGKSIRSRRPNPLAVVA, from the coding sequence ATGAGCACCCTACCCGCCTTCGGTACGAAGAAGATCCGCCGCGAGGACCTGCCCAAGGGGGGCAACCTCTGCGAACACTGCACCGCCAAGTGCTGCCACTACATCGCCGTCCCGTACGAGACGCCGACCGAGGCGGCCGACATGGAGTACATCCGCTGGATCGTGCTCCACGAGAACAGCACCTTCTTCCGCGAGGACGAGGACTGGTACCTCCTGGTCCACACCGTCTGCGAGAAGCTCGGCGACGACTACCGCTGTGGCGTCTACGAGACCCGCCCCCAGATCTGCCGCGACTACACGTTCGATAACTGCGAGTACGACGAGGACTGGACCTACGACTTCTACCTCGAGACGCACGAGCAGGTCTGGGAGTACACCGAGGCCGCTTTCCAGACGAAGGGCAAGTCGATCCGCAGCCGCCGCCCGAATCCCTTGGCGGTGGTGGCCTAA
- the hisS gene encoding Histidine--tRNA ligase — MPQRIQPRTLKGFRDYPPELMIPRERIMETARRVYRSYGYAPIDTPTLEYLEILTGKGSEETDKQLYRFEDQGGREVGMRFDLTVPFARFAAQHAQRLGLPFKRYHVATVWRGEKPQVGRYREFVQADFDTVGATGVASDVETIAVLHDVVLACGFERFTLHLNHRGVLNGLLEKTGLADRSVEVLRALDKLGKIGADNVRNELNETAGATAEQSDQLLAMAGLEGENATVLAEVERLVAGSEAGEAAVARLREALAGAEASGVGPSRLRVDPSIARGLDYYTGLVLETTLDDLPGIGSVASGGRYDNLAGLYTNQALPGIGASLGVDRLLAAMEELGQLDESQTTADALVVYFAADRLNDYAALAASLRAAGIATELYPEPKKLGKQLQHANKKGFRLALIAGPDELERGECQIKDLAKGESVTVPLAEAAERVQALLSATP, encoded by the coding sequence ATGCCCCAACGAATCCAACCGCGTACCCTCAAGGGCTTCCGCGACTACCCGCCCGAATTGATGATCCCGCGCGAGCGGATCATGGAGACCGCCCGGCGGGTCTACCGCTCGTACGGCTACGCGCCGATCGACACGCCGACGCTCGAGTACCTCGAGATCCTCACCGGCAAGGGGTCCGAGGAGACCGACAAGCAGCTCTACCGCTTCGAGGACCAGGGGGGCCGTGAGGTTGGCATGCGGTTTGACCTGACCGTTCCCTTCGCCCGCTTCGCAGCGCAGCACGCGCAGCGGCTCGGCCTGCCGTTTAAGCGGTACCACGTCGCCACTGTCTGGCGGGGCGAGAAGCCGCAAGTCGGCCGCTACCGCGAGTTCGTCCAAGCCGACTTCGACACGGTCGGCGCGACCGGCGTCGCTTCGGACGTGGAGACGATCGCCGTGCTGCACGACGTCGTCCTCGCCTGCGGATTCGAGCGATTCACACTCCACCTCAACCACCGGGGCGTGCTCAACGGCCTGCTCGAGAAGACCGGGCTGGCCGACCGCTCGGTCGAGGTGCTCCGGGCGCTCGACAAGCTCGGCAAGATCGGCGCCGACAACGTCCGCAACGAGCTGAACGAAACGGCGGGCGCCACCGCCGAGCAATCCGATCAGCTGCTCGCAATGGCGGGCTTGGAAGGCGAGAACGCCACCGTGCTGGCCGAGGTCGAACGGCTGGTCGCCGGCAGCGAGGCGGGCGAAGCGGCGGTCGCTCGGCTCCGCGAGGCGCTCGCCGGCGCCGAGGCAAGCGGCGTCGGGCCGTCGCGGCTCCGCGTCGATCCGTCGATCGCCCGCGGCCTCGATTACTACACGGGCCTCGTCCTCGAAACCACACTCGACGACCTGCCCGGCATCGGCAGCGTCGCCAGCGGGGGCCGCTACGACAACCTGGCCGGACTCTACACGAACCAGGCGCTGCCCGGCATCGGCGCGTCGCTCGGCGTCGATCGGCTGCTCGCGGCGATGGAGGAGCTCGGTCAACTCGACGAGTCGCAGACGACCGCCGACGCGCTGGTCGTCTACTTCGCCGCTGACCGCCTGAACGACTACGCCGCCCTCGCTGCGTCGCTCCGTGCGGCGGGGATCGCCACCGAGCTGTACCCCGAACCGAAGAAGCTCGGCAAGCAGCTCCAACACGCCAACAAGAAGGGGTTCCGCCTGGCCCTGATCGCCGGTCCGGACGAGCTCGAGCGGGGCGAGTGCCAGATCAAGGACTTGGCCAAGGGCGAGAGCGTCACCGTCCCCCTCGCCGAAGCGGCGGAGCGCGTTCAGGCCTTGCTGTCGGCGACGCCTTGA